The following DNA comes from Sphingorhabdus sp. M41.
CGCGATGGCGAAGAAAAAGCGGTTTCCGTCGACAGCGGAATCAGCGTCATGGAAGCGATTCGCGACAATGGCTTTGATGAATTGCTGGCTTTATGCGGCGGCTGCTGTTCCTGCGCCACGTGCCACGTTCATATCGATGCTGACTGGAAAGCCAAATTGCCGCCAATGAGCGAAGATGAAGATGATCTTCTGGAAAGCAGCGACCATCGCGACGAATTTTCTCGCCTCAGCTGTCAGATCGAACTGTCTGACGATCTTGAAGGTCTGAAAGTCCGGATTGCCGAAGAGGACTGAAACTCTCCGACAACTTGTGAAGAAAAAAGGGAGCGCTATCCAGCGGCTCCCTTTTTTCTTGCCATAATCCGCTATTTCTTCAGCTTTATGATCGCGCGCGGGCTACCGTCTGGACCACTGGTGCCGTCGACTTTCCAGCGCATGTTCTTCGTTGCACCGCTGATGGTCAGGCCATCTTCGGTGTTGTTGGTCAGAACGTCGCCGTCTGTCGCGATCGTGAAAATGCCGTCAATCGGTTGCGTCTTCGATCCACCCGCTGAGCCGCCCATTGTCGAGGGTCCCATCGCTCCGGCCAGACCGCCTGCTCCTGCCATAGCCGGCGTCAGCACTTCGAATTCTCCGCCGCTGCGCCGGATGATCTGGACAAAGGGAAATTGCATCGTCGCGCCCGGTATGGTTGGAAATGCGAACATCTGATCAAATTTGCCGCTGACCGCATATTCGACCTCGAACAGATTATCGCCCATATATTCGACCTTGTTCCAGCCGTCATATTTGGCGAGCTTCTCTGCGAATTTTTTCAGACCTTCGTCATCGCCCGGCACCGCTCCGCCGAACACCGAGCGCATCGCGGCATTTTTCTGATCTTCGTCCGTTTGATCGCTTTCGGCAGGTTCATCAACCATGGTCCCGGATTGCGAAGACATCGGATTGTCATTGCCTTCAGCGAGCTGCATCTGCCCGACATAGGTGAAATCATAGGTTCCGTCGTTCATCAACCGCAATTGCGAATCAAATTTTCCGGGGATAAGCAAGCACCCTGCTAACAGAAGCGGCGCGACCAGGGCCAGGGCCCACTTGCTATATTTCCCCACGACTAATCCCCTTTTTTCCTCGTATATTCGGCATATAGAGCAATGGCGGCGGCATTGGAGACATTCAGGCTTTCCATCTTGCTGCTCATCGGCAAGCGGGCCAATGTGTCGCAATGGGCGGCAACATTCTGCCGCAAGCCTTCGCCTTCCGCGCCCATCACCAGCGCAATCTTGCCGGTGCCCATCGCAGCTTCAAGTTCATCACCGGCATCGCCGTCGAGCCCGATTCGCCAGTAACCGGCTTCGGCAATGTCATCGAGCGCGCGGGACAGGTTGACGACCCGGATCCACGGAACAATTTCCAGTGCCCCCGAGGCAGATTTTGCCACAACACCCGATTCGGGTGGGGCATGACGGTCCTGGGTGATGATCGCAGCGGCATCAAAGGCTGCGGCAGACCGCAGAATAGCGCCAACATTATGCGGATCGGTCACCTGATCCAGCAATAATAAGGGACGATCGGTCTGTTCATCCAGTACATCGCCGAGCCAGATATCGGGCAGGGGGTCGACGTCGGCGACCATCCCTTGATGCGGCGCATCGCGCGGGATTACCCGCCCGAGATCGGCAACATCGCAGATCACGACCGCGATATCATCAGGGATCTCTAGCGTTGCCAGGGCCTCGCGCGTGATCGAGATTTTCTTGATCACCCGTCTGGGATTGTCGAGCGCTGCCTCGACCGCATGGCGTCCCCAGAATTTGAGACCACCACCGGTTTTCTTTATAGATTTGTTCTTGCGTGCCATAATTGCTCTCTAGACGCTATGGCTCCTGCCGACAGCCTTTTTTTCTGCAAATTTCATTGGGCAGGCATTGACAGTTTGTCATCCCTTCGTCATTGAGCCGCTCTTGTCGCCGATGGCGGCCTTGGATACCCGGATGGACAGGTGGCCGAGTGGTTAAAGGCAGCAGACTGTAAATCTGCCCGTGTAAGCGTACATAGGTTCGAATCCTATCCTGTCCACCACTACTCCGGGAAAGCCCCGCTCCCCGATATGGACGGAATGGGCGGCAGAATTATCCGCAGTGTCGCCATATATATGTCGCGACGCCAGAGCTGCTCCTGCGATATTCAACAATCCGATACTGCACCTTCACCCAATGGCAGCCAACCGACCATGATTGTCGTTACATCCAGAATATTGGGGTGTCGGTAGCTCTGGCAGGCCATATATGTGCGGAATAGATGAACCGCACCACGCTGCTCACCTGGATTGAGTTTCTATACCCTTTGCGAGCGCGAGGTGAAAAGCAAGGTTGGGAAGAAAGCGGGTCGCATCCAGTACCCAACCTTGCCAAGGTCCCGATTAAGGCAAAATGGCAAAAGAATAGTTAAGGCATTATACCTATCTTAAATATTCCGAGCACGTGCGCGCGCAAATCGAAGAGGGTCCGGTCTCTCGATAGTTTTGCCATATATGTTGCACCCTCCGATCGCGCCTTC
Coding sequences within:
- the rlmB gene encoding 23S rRNA (guanosine(2251)-2'-O)-methyltransferase RlmB — protein: MARKNKSIKKTGGGLKFWGRHAVEAALDNPRRVIKKISITREALATLEIPDDIAVVICDVADLGRVIPRDAPHQGMVADVDPLPDIWLGDVLDEQTDRPLLLLDQVTDPHNVGAILRSAAAFDAAAIITQDRHAPPESGVVAKSASGALEIVPWIRVVNLSRALDDIAEAGYWRIGLDGDAGDELEAAMGTGKIALVMGAEGEGLRQNVAAHCDTLARLPMSSKMESLNVSNAAAIALYAEYTRKKGD
- a CDS encoding 2Fe-2S iron-sulfur cluster-binding protein, which translates into the protein MPTIHVTGRDGEEKAVSVDSGISVMEAIRDNGFDELLALCGGCCSCATCHVHIDADWKAKLPPMSEDEDDLLESSDHRDEFSRLSCQIELSDDLEGLKVRIAEED